One window of the Actinomycetota bacterium genome contains the following:
- a CDS encoding ISL3 family transposase yields the protein MRTASLLKRILGVEKVVIEGFDFEGDDVVIKVRLHKRQQRRCSRCGRRCGGHDNGRGRRRWRVMDFGTVMVWLEAEAPRVRCPEHGVVVARVTWARAGAGFTHDFEDQVAWLSTNTSQSTVGVLMRISWRTVGRCLRRVVEERGAGVDLLDGLGRIGIDETSYRRGHRYLTVVVCHDTGRLVWAHPGNSKATLEMFFAELGQERRSRITHVTCDGAEWIHDTVRSHCEGAEVCLDAFHIVSWVNDAVDTVRRELWNEQRRSGDRELAGEVKGTRWALLKNPENLTCRQSDVLARLEADNSDLYRAYLLKEQLRLLLRQPAEAAIPLLDGWIEWATASGLAAFEKVARTIVRQRSAIEAMLRHGLTNGRVESVNAKIRLIQQRAYGFHDPFALIALAQLTLSGLCPPLPGRGLA from the coding sequence GTGCGCACAGCCAGTCTATTGAAGCGGATATTGGGTGTCGAGAAAGTCGTGATCGAGGGCTTTGACTTCGAGGGCGACGACGTGGTGATCAAGGTGCGGCTCCACAAGCGCCAGCAACGGCGTTGCAGCCGGTGCGGACGGCGGTGCGGCGGCCACGACAACGGGCGGGGGCGTCGCCGCTGGCGCGTGATGGACTTCGGCACGGTCATGGTCTGGCTCGAAGCCGAGGCCCCGCGAGTTCGCTGTCCCGAGCACGGGGTGGTGGTCGCGCGAGTGACTTGGGCGCGGGCTGGCGCGGGATTCACGCACGACTTCGAGGACCAGGTCGCCTGGCTTTCGACGAACACGAGCCAAAGCACGGTCGGCGTGCTGATGCGGATCTCCTGGCGCACCGTCGGGCGATGCTTGAGGCGAGTCGTGGAGGAGCGCGGGGCGGGCGTGGACCTGCTCGACGGCCTGGGCCGGATAGGCATCGACGAGACCAGCTACAGGCGGGGCCATCGCTATCTGACCGTGGTTGTGTGCCACGACACCGGACGCCTCGTGTGGGCGCATCCGGGAAACTCGAAAGCGACGCTTGAGATGTTCTTCGCCGAGCTGGGACAGGAGCGGCGGAGCCGGATCACGCATGTGACCTGCGACGGGGCCGAGTGGATACATGACACCGTCCGCTCGCACTGCGAGGGAGCCGAGGTCTGCCTGGATGCGTTCCACATCGTCTCCTGGGTCAACGACGCGGTCGACACCGTCCGCAGGGAACTGTGGAACGAGCAGCGCAGAAGCGGCGACAGAGAGCTCGCTGGCGAGGTCAAGGGTACCCGCTGGGCGCTTCTGAAGAACCCGGAGAACCTGACCTGCCGCCAAAGCGACGTGCTCGCCCGGCTGGAGGCCGACAACTCGGACCTGTACCGCGCCTACCTCCTCAAGGAGCAGCTCCGCCTGTTGCTGCGGCAGCCGGCGGAGGCGGCCATCCCACTTCTGGACGGCTGGATAGAGTGGGCGACGGCAAGCGGCCTTGCGGCGTTTGAGAAGGTCGCTAGAACGATAGTCCGTCAGCGCAGCGCCATCGAAGCCATGCTCCGCCATGGCCTCACCAACGGACGCGTCGAATCCGTCAACGCCAAGATCCGGCTCATACAGCAACGTGCATACGGTTTCCACGATCCGTTCGCACTGATAGCACTGGCCCAACTGACCCTGTCCGGACTGTGCCCCCCGCTACCCGGAAGAGGTCTGGCATGA